A portion of the Edaphobacter lichenicola genome contains these proteins:
- a CDS encoding YegP family protein: MSGTFEIKKAKDGEFYFHLKASNGQIILASEMYVAKSSAENGIESVKKNAPTDSNYERKDTKNGQYMFNLKAANHQVIGTSETYTTTTARDGGIESVKTNAPKAAIHDLTT; encoded by the coding sequence ATGTCAGGTACGTTCGAGATCAAGAAGGCGAAGGACGGCGAGTTCTACTTCCATCTAAAGGCCAGCAACGGACAGATTATTCTGGCCAGCGAGATGTACGTCGCAAAGTCCTCAGCCGAAAACGGCATCGAGTCCGTCAAGAAAAACGCACCAACCGACAGCAACTACGAGCGTAAGGACACCAAGAACGGTCAGTATATGTTCAACCTCAAAGCCGCCAATCACCAGGTCATCGGCACCAGCGAAACCTATACCACCACCACCGCCCGCGACGGCGGCATCGAGTCCGTCAAGACCAACGCGCCCAAAGCCGCAATCCACGATCTGACCACCTGA
- a CDS encoding glycosyltransferase family 87 protein gives MPLIIPAAMSAASQRGRFFDSDLSPRAVLIGLMLLVSCLYFNLAETSYLDDFRAFYVAGMATHDHLDPYVNHVDLDERYADALWVRADSRYIYPPTALFFLSPLSRLPYKYAKLLFAMLMVLTMVGILDFFHRRYPGQTLVLFALFISLPMITNIDTGNTDVLILALLLGAFYLEDGWKAGLCLGIAVAIKFAPVVAVVWFLGNLRWRTAAWAVAVSGVLGIAALARWGASYYLEFFHHLVAHADPNRPRVAHQFTTLKMFDGFLLTPQGTFAFQHDICGYVQNPLRYLGKPAGAVGVALLLMFFVWLFGSVRGRLFNAEQSFFLFLVVSLLANHLLWPMGLVACFPLLILLVASAKTPNLAALLLLAPLMMTVQLVGQLNFTVWMIVAGYWVFRNGWLRGATSRSTLEFAS, from the coding sequence ATGCCGCTGATCATCCCCGCAGCTATGTCTGCCGCTTCACAGCGAGGGCGCTTCTTTGACTCCGATTTATCCCCGCGGGCGGTTTTGATTGGGTTGATGTTGCTGGTCAGTTGTCTGTACTTCAATCTCGCGGAGACGTCTTATCTCGACGACTTTCGCGCTTTTTATGTTGCGGGGATGGCGACGCACGATCATCTTGATCCCTATGTGAATCATGTCGATCTGGATGAACGATATGCTGACGCGCTTTGGGTGCGCGCTGATAGCCGTTATATCTATCCGCCTACGGCTTTGTTTTTTTTATCTCCTCTTAGCAGACTGCCTTACAAATATGCAAAGCTTCTGTTCGCGATGCTTATGGTGTTGACGATGGTGGGGATTTTGGATTTTTTTCATCGTCGATACCCAGGGCAGACCCTTGTTTTATTCGCTCTCTTCATCAGCCTGCCGATGATTACGAACATCGATACTGGCAATACGGATGTGTTGATTCTTGCACTATTGTTGGGGGCGTTCTACCTGGAGGATGGGTGGAAGGCGGGACTCTGTCTCGGGATCGCAGTTGCGATTAAATTTGCTCCCGTGGTGGCGGTGGTGTGGTTTCTGGGGAATCTGAGATGGCGGACCGCTGCCTGGGCGGTGGCGGTGAGTGGAGTCCTGGGTATAGCAGCGCTTGCTCGATGGGGTGCAAGTTATTACTTGGAGTTTTTCCATCACCTGGTGGCGCATGCGGACCCGAACCGACCGAGAGTTGCGCACCAGTTTACGACGCTGAAGATGTTCGACGGATTTCTGCTTACACCGCAGGGAACGTTTGCGTTTCAACATGACATCTGCGGCTATGTGCAGAATCCCCTCCGATACTTAGGAAAGCCTGCCGGTGCCGTTGGTGTGGCGCTTCTGCTTATGTTTTTTGTGTGGCTGTTCGGGAGCGTTCGGGGGAGGCTGTTTAATGCGGAGCAGAGTTTTTTTCTGTTTCTTGTGGTGAGTCTGCTTGCGAATCACCTGTTGTGGCCGATGGGTCTGGTGGCGTGTTTTCCGCTGCTGATTTTGTTGGTTGCTTCAGCGAAGACTCCGAATCTGGCTGCATTGCTTTTGCTGGCACCGCTGATGATGACGGTACAGCTCGTGGGGCAACTCAACTTTACGGTGTGGATGATTGTTGCGGGGTATTGGGTGTTTCGGAACGGCTGGTTGCGGGGGGCGACCAGCCGTTCGACGTTAGAGTTCGCTTCGTAA
- a CDS encoding serine hydrolase domain-containing protein, translating into MINFRERATAVFGLGFVGFVIVGTVAAQSSLPAASVSQIDAAAASVMTATGVPSASVAVVQGGKIAFVKAYGKARLEPVMMAEPGMQYSIGSVSKQFTAALILLLVQDGKVKLDDPVGKYLPELTRANEVTVRQVLSMTSGYQDFWPEDYVMTSMMKPTNPQQILDVWGKKALDFEPGTKWQYSNTNYVIAGRIAEIVPGKPLIEQLQERIFRPLKMTGVFNSDASRLPASDPTGYYQHALGPLRPAPQEGTGWMFAAGELAMPASDLALWNISLMNRALLAPASYDEMFREVKLKDGSGTHYGLGVFVGEQSGHPAVWHSGEVSGFVSQNTVFPDDKVAVTVLTNEDASSAAGALAQKIESVLLGGAEGSSESAAAEERALKIFSGLQEGRIDRSQLTAFCDAYFTTEAVQDFATSLKPLGTPSSFKQVVEEQRGGMTFRVFKVGFAGKQVRVTTYEEPDGKFEQYLVIPAGG; encoded by the coding sequence ATGATTAATTTCAGAGAACGTGCGACAGCAGTTTTTGGGTTGGGCTTTGTAGGCTTTGTGATCGTGGGGACGGTGGCGGCGCAGAGTTCGCTGCCTGCGGCTAGTGTGAGTCAAATTGATGCGGCGGCTGCTTCGGTGATGACGGCTACGGGGGTTCCGAGTGCGTCGGTTGCCGTGGTGCAGGGTGGCAAGATTGCCTTTGTGAAGGCGTACGGGAAGGCGCGGCTGGAGCCGGTAATGATGGCAGAGCCGGGGATGCAGTATTCGATCGGGTCGGTCAGCAAACAGTTCACGGCGGCGCTGATTCTGCTGCTGGTGCAGGATGGGAAGGTGAAGCTGGATGATCCGGTGGGGAAGTATCTGCCGGAGCTGACACGGGCGAATGAGGTGACGGTGCGGCAGGTTCTGTCGATGACGTCGGGATATCAGGACTTCTGGCCTGAGGACTATGTGATGACGTCGATGATGAAGCCGACGAATCCGCAGCAGATTCTCGATGTGTGGGGAAAGAAGGCGCTGGACTTTGAGCCGGGGACGAAGTGGCAGTATTCGAATACGAACTATGTGATTGCGGGGCGGATCGCGGAGATTGTGCCCGGTAAGCCGCTGATTGAGCAGTTGCAGGAGCGGATCTTTCGGCCGTTGAAGATGACGGGAGTTTTCAATTCAGATGCGAGCAGGTTACCGGCGAGCGATCCGACGGGGTACTACCAGCATGCACTGGGGCCGCTGCGTCCGGCGCCGCAGGAGGGCACGGGGTGGATGTTTGCCGCAGGTGAGTTGGCGATGCCTGCGAGTGATCTGGCATTGTGGAATATCAGCCTGATGAATCGTGCGCTGCTCGCGCCGGCTTCGTATGACGAGATGTTTCGTGAGGTGAAGCTGAAGGACGGGAGTGGGACGCACTATGGGTTGGGCGTGTTTGTTGGAGAGCAGAGCGGGCATCCGGCGGTGTGGCATAGCGGCGAGGTATCAGGATTTGTCTCGCAGAATACGGTGTTTCCCGATGACAAGGTCGCGGTGACTGTGTTGACGAATGAAGATGCCTCGAGCGCTGCGGGCGCGCTGGCGCAGAAGATCGAGTCGGTGTTGCTGGGTGGGGCTGAAGGGAGTAGCGAGTCGGCAGCGGCGGAGGAGCGGGCGTTGAAGATCTTTTCCGGACTGCAGGAGGGCAGGATTGACCGCTCGCAGTTGACGGCGTTTTGCGATGCTTATTTTACGACGGAGGCGGTGCAGGACTTTGCAACAAGTCTGAAGCCGTTGGGCACGCCGAGCAGCTTCAAGCAGGTCGTTGAGGAGCAGCGGGGTGGGATGACCTTCCGGGTTTTCAAGGTTGGTTTTGCTGGTAAGCAGGTGCGGGTGACTACTTACGAGGAGCCTGACGGCAAGTTCGAGCAATACCTGGTGATTCCGGCGGGAGGCTAG
- a CDS encoding protein kinase domain-containing protein has translation MMELWTEYEGRTIDGTFRLTKLIRPEGRSAFFSTSNGTGVPTVIRLIESHFDDDEILARWRGVQALDHVNLIKLKSFGQVTVDETSLVYAVMEPVEANLGEILAERRLTVVETKQVATSLVSALEALHSNGFVHEHIEPANVLAVGEEIKLRSDCIRETPEGDEGSELKRWDVYDLSVVFLQALTQHKTLEEAERELPLQAPFDEIVRKGMSGEWGLAEIAAALNLKADVPPVVRASAAEPKVEVERPVASLPETKPMAARGVPVRVDEVDGEPRGIEVRRLVIGVGAMLLLLVVWFFVHGRAKSNGAVPQTVAAPSVAQGSDAAAPSTTPTTEAPAAVPDAGPAAAAPASVPSPSVPVTGDARGQWRVVAYTYNREAQAQQKAASVAAKHPELKPEVFTPNGHAPYLVAVGGTMSRDEAFALVKKAKAQGALPRDSYAQNYRR, from the coding sequence ATGATGGAACTTTGGACCGAATACGAAGGCAGAACGATCGATGGGACCTTTCGGCTCACCAAGCTGATACGCCCCGAGGGCCGGAGCGCGTTTTTTTCGACCTCGAATGGGACCGGGGTTCCGACGGTTATACGGCTGATCGAATCTCACTTCGACGATGACGAGATTCTGGCGCGGTGGCGGGGCGTTCAGGCGCTGGACCATGTGAATCTCATCAAGCTGAAGAGCTTTGGACAGGTCACGGTGGACGAGACTTCGCTGGTTTATGCGGTGATGGAGCCGGTGGAGGCGAACCTGGGAGAGATTCTGGCCGAGCGGCGGCTGACTGTAGTCGAGACCAAACAGGTTGCAACGAGTCTGGTGTCGGCGCTTGAAGCACTGCATTCGAACGGCTTTGTACACGAGCATATCGAGCCGGCGAATGTGCTGGCGGTTGGTGAGGAGATCAAGCTGCGGAGCGACTGCATTCGGGAGACACCTGAAGGCGATGAAGGCAGCGAACTTAAGAGATGGGATGTGTACGATCTCTCTGTTGTGTTCCTGCAGGCGTTGACGCAGCACAAGACACTGGAGGAGGCAGAGCGCGAGCTTCCGCTGCAGGCGCCGTTCGATGAGATCGTTCGTAAGGGGATGAGTGGGGAGTGGGGGCTGGCCGAGATTGCGGCAGCGCTCAATCTGAAAGCAGATGTGCCGCCGGTTGTGCGTGCCTCCGCTGCGGAGCCAAAGGTTGAGGTGGAGCGGCCTGTTGCTTCGTTGCCCGAGACGAAGCCGATGGCTGCGAGAGGTGTTCCTGTTCGAGTGGATGAGGTGGATGGCGAGCCGCGAGGTATTGAAGTGCGGCGGCTGGTCATTGGTGTTGGAGCGATGCTCCTGCTGTTGGTGGTCTGGTTTTTTGTGCATGGCAGGGCGAAGTCGAATGGAGCTGTGCCGCAGACGGTTGCTGCGCCATCGGTCGCTCAGGGGAGCGATGCTGCTGCGCCGAGTACTACTCCAACAACGGAGGCACCTGCTGCTGTGCCGGATGCAGGTCCTGCTGCCGCAGCGCCGGCGAGTGTTCCTTCTCCTTCGGTGCCGGTGACGGGCGATGCTCGAGGACAGTGGCGAGTGGTGGCGTATACGTATAACCGTGAGGCACAGGCGCAGCAGAAGGCAGCGAGTGTCGCGGCGAAGCATCCAGAGCTGAAGCCTGAGGTGTTTACGCCGAATGGACACGCGCCGTATCTGGTGGCGGTTGGTGGAACGATGAGCCGGGATGAGGCGTTTGCGCTGGTGAAGAAAGCGAAGGCGCAAGGGGCGCTGCCTCGCGATAGTTATGCTCAGAACTATCGCCGGTAG